A genomic stretch from Candidatus Methanoperedens sp. includes:
- a CDS encoding transcriptional regulator — protein MIESGIYLTENRKSLSKTESYLLSKLSEEGREIFTVKDAADVLKKSHIHSRKIISNLKAKRWIEKIEAGKYLIMPLSAGVKPKYTEHEFVIGSKLIEPYYIAYWSALNYYHLTEQIPFSVLIATTKRKSNRKILDVDYLFVTLSKKKFFGYTTVNIAGKNILMSEKEKTIADCLDYPEYCGDITEVAKSLKAEGLSFEKIVDHAKKMGNATILKRLGYLSEILYIKLDEELKKTMLENISKGYSVLDPSIKSRKGKYNEKWKLLINRKIGEEF, from the coding sequence GTGATTGAATCAGGAATATATCTTACAGAAAATAGAAAAAGCCTTTCAAAGACAGAATCATATCTACTTTCGAAGCTATCTGAGGAAGGAAGGGAAATTTTTACTGTAAAAGATGCAGCCGATGTTTTAAAAAAATCTCACATACACTCCCGAAAAATAATAAGTAACCTTAAGGCTAAAAGATGGATTGAAAAAATAGAAGCGGGAAAATACCTCATAATGCCGTTATCCGCAGGCGTTAAGCCAAAATATACAGAACATGAGTTCGTGATCGGTTCAAAACTTATCGAACCTTATTATATCGCGTACTGGAGCGCACTGAATTACTATCATTTGACCGAACAGATACCTTTTTCTGTTTTAATTGCAACCACAAAGAGAAAGAGCAACAGGAAAATACTGGATGTGGATTATCTTTTTGTAACATTATCCAAAAAGAAGTTCTTTGGCTATACAACCGTAAACATTGCTGGAAAAAACATCTTGATGTCAGAGAAGGAAAAGACCATAGCAGACTGCCTTGACTATCCTGAGTACTGCGGCGATATTACTGAAGTTGCAAAGTCTTTGAAAGCCGAGGGTTTGTCTTTTGAAAAGATAGTTGATCATGCAAAAAAGATGGGAAATGCAACAATACTGAAAAGGCTTGGATATTTGTCAGAAATCCTATATATAAAACTAGATGAAGAATTAAAGAAAACTATGCTGGAAAATATTTCAAAAGGGTATTCCGTTCTCGATCCATCCATAAAATCAAGAAAGGGAAAATATAATGAAAAATGGAAGCTGTTGATAAACAGAAAAATAGGTGAAGAGTTTTGA
- the cas6e gene encoding type I-E CRISPR-associated protein Cas6/Cse3/CasE, with protein MYMSRIKLQRNAYKNKDFWKSMDNTYHIHGLLWLLFADDPKRKRDFLYRYERSESLPTFYCVSERIPEDRSDVWEIESKQYEPVLEIDQKLSFTLCANPIRTKRNDEKKQHRHDVVMNAKTQLKKESVPREKWPSEAEIVQKHGFEWLARKGEQYGFRISENEVRADGYHQKQFYKPNRKNQINISTIDFTGLLTVTDPERFKEALYVGIGPAKGFGCGLMMVRRASI; from the coding sequence ATGTATATGAGCAGAATCAAATTGCAGCGCAATGCATATAAGAACAAAGACTTCTGGAAAAGCATGGATAACACATATCATATCCATGGTTTGCTCTGGTTGTTGTTTGCAGATGATCCAAAAAGAAAACGAGATTTTTTATATCGTTATGAAAGATCGGAAAGTCTGCCGACATTTTACTGTGTTTCTGAACGAATCCCGGAAGATAGAAGTGATGTATGGGAGATTGAATCCAAACAATATGAACCTGTTTTAGAAATTGACCAGAAGCTATCGTTTACGCTATGTGCAAATCCTATCCGCACAAAACGCAATGATGAAAAAAAACAGCATCGTCATGATGTTGTCATGAATGCAAAAACTCAATTGAAGAAAGAAAGTGTCCCAAGAGAGAAATGGCCATCAGAAGCTGAGATAGTCCAGAAGCATGGTTTTGAATGGCTGGCAAGAAAAGGGGAACAATATGGATTTAGAATCAGTGAAAATGAAGTCCGAGCGGACGGCTATCATCAGAAACAGTTCTACAAGCCAAATAGAAAAAATCAAATTAATATTAGCACTATTGATTTTACTGGATTATTGACTGTCACTGATCCTGAGCGTTTTAAGGAGGCTTTGTATGTTGGTATTGGTCCTGCAAAGGGTTTTGGATGTGGTTTGATGATGGTGCGTCGTGCATCGATCTGA
- the cas7e gene encoding type I-E CRISPR-associated protein Cas7/Cse4/CasC, which yields MSDFIQIHMLASYPPSNLNRDDLGRPKTAVMGGTQRLRISSQSLKRAWRESELFREVLIKNIGIRTKEMGVKIKEALISGISLENLLSGQTMPPAPAIIPENEAKLWAFNIAAVFVDKATKKDSKTEETVIEEDAESNGKKTKKKSSNIDKETLKGEQLVFYSNNEISAIQDLIKMISNERREPRKDELSKLLHQDITSVDIAMFGRMLANAPKSNIEAAVQVSHAITVHKVAVEDDYFTAVDDLNKKEDNAGAGHVGEAEFASGLFYNYICINRILLEQNLGGDKELAKKALKALVEAAAKVGPTGKQNSFASRAYASYIMAEKGTQQPRSLSVAFLKALNGKDLLDESISALKTTNKNIQTVYGKCSESNCEMNAFAGTGSLEEILKFVTT from the coding sequence ATGAGTGATTTCATACAAATACATATGTTGGCATCGTATCCGCCATCGAATCTGAACCGTGATGACCTCGGAAGACCAAAAACTGCTGTAATGGGTGGAACCCAGAGACTCAGAATATCATCCCAGAGTTTGAAAAGAGCCTGGAGGGAGTCAGAACTGTTTCGAGAAGTTCTAATAAAGAATATAGGTATTCGAACAAAAGAGATGGGTGTAAAGATCAAGGAGGCACTTATTAGTGGAATAAGTCTTGAGAACCTTTTATCAGGACAAACGATGCCGCCAGCGCCAGCCATAATCCCTGAAAATGAAGCGAAGCTGTGGGCATTTAATATTGCTGCAGTGTTTGTAGATAAAGCAACCAAAAAAGATTCAAAAACTGAAGAGACAGTGATAGAAGAAGATGCCGAAAGCAATGGAAAAAAAACCAAGAAGAAAAGCAGTAACATCGATAAAGAAACATTGAAAGGTGAACAATTGGTTTTTTATTCAAATAATGAAATTTCTGCAATTCAGGATTTGATAAAGATGATCTCAAATGAAAGACGTGAGCCGCGTAAAGATGAGTTATCAAAATTATTACATCAAGATATTACATCTGTTGATATTGCTATGTTCGGTCGTATGCTCGCAAACGCTCCAAAATCCAATATTGAAGCTGCAGTTCAGGTTTCCCATGCAATAACCGTTCATAAAGTTGCAGTGGAAGATGACTATTTCACTGCTGTGGATGACCTCAACAAAAAAGAAGATAATGCGGGAGCAGGACATGTCGGAGAAGCAGAATTTGCATCAGGTCTGTTCTATAATTACATCTGTATTAACCGCATACTTCTTGAACAAAATCTTGGAGGAGATAAAGAACTGGCGAAAAAAGCATTGAAAGCTCTGGTAGAAGCTGCTGCGAAAGTTGGTCCAACTGGAAAGCAGAACAGTTTTGCATCCCGTGCTTATGCATCATATATTATGGCAGAAAAGGGCACTCAACAGCCCCGCTCTTTATCAGTTGCATTCCTAAAAGCATTGAATGGAAAGGATTTGCTGGATGAATCCATATCTGCTTTGAAGACAACGAATAAAAATATTCAAACGGTCTACGGAAAATGCAGTGAATCAAATTGTGAAATGAATGCATTTGCTGGTACAGGTTCCTTAGAAGAAATTCTTAAATTTGTTACAACTTAG
- a CDS encoding nucleotidyl transferase AbiEii/AbiGii toxin family protein, with product MLVIKPLKMEKIDDYSDSIRFTILVYSLDEILLEKLRSIIQRSKSRDYFDVWMLLNKNKFDKGKIKDLFIEKCKFKNIKPDYELFFEDTKLNEARDFWEKGLGRLMKEVPVFDTIIADLRKELEFLK from the coding sequence ATGCTGGTCATTAAACCTTTGAAAATGGAAAAGATTGATGATTATTCTGACAGCATAAGATTTACTATTCTTGTTTATTCTCTGGATGAGATATTGCTGGAGAAGCTTCGCTCAATTATTCAGCGCAGCAAGAGCAGGGACTACTTTGATGTCTGGATGCTCCTGAATAAAAATAAGTTTGATAAAGGCAAGATCAAAGATCTCTTCATAGAAAAATGCAAATTCAAGAATATCAAGCCAGACTATGAATTGTTTTTCGAGGATACAAAGCTGAATGAGGCACGAGATTTCTGGGAAAAAGGTCTGGGAAGACTGATGAAAGAAGTTCCTGTGTTTGACACAATCATTGCTGATTTGAGGAAAGAGCTTGAGTTTTTGAAATGA
- a CDS encoding type I-E CRISPR-associated endoribonuclease Cas2, with amino-acid sequence MLVIVTENAPPNLRGRLAVWMLEIRAGVYVGDFSSKVRDMIWNNVEKGLDGGSAIMAWSAQNEAGYDFVTLGANRRMPVDMDGFKLVSFLPNG; translated from the coding sequence ATGCTGGTCATCGTAACTGAAAATGCGCCACCTAATCTCCGTGGTAGATTGGCTGTATGGATGCTTGAGATCCGCGCAGGTGTATATGTTGGTGATTTTTCTTCGAAAGTGAGGGATATGATATGGAATAATGTGGAAAAGGGATTGGATGGTGGAAGTGCAATCATGGCATGGAGTGCGCAAAATGAAGCAGGTTATGATTTTGTAACTTTAGGGGCTAACAGGCGAATGCCAGTAGATATGGATGGTTTTAAATTGGTATCGTTTTTACCGAATGGCTGA
- a CDS encoding site-specific integrase: MILMISKFLQEEEVNYIKPNTIQTHRSILNRAEKYKSLSEWDKNIFNQYIIDLQKRSKRGTVEITKSILRKYFVWLGKSEMVAHIRVKMPKSNLKRDDILSVEDVNKLIETIDSPMYKALISFLFESGGRINEVLAVKVEDIEETDRGMIISVPSTKTGEDHRRSLYTFSASYIRNHLTYAVLKKEDRLFPVKRAAVAEMLHAIEGSAKTGKHVNPHAFRHARATDLVLRGCQESIIRKHLGWVGDSKMIATYQHIVDEDVINAMEAMDAVNPGETPVIIRKPVGKIKKAEPISVADAALQLGKIAEDNRNIMEALKENEDFSHQVSEQNDELRKEIVWLKQRVGELLEELHS, encoded by the coding sequence ATGATACTTATGATAAGCAAATTCCTCCAAGAAGAAGAAGTCAACTACATCAAGCCGAATACGATTCAGACACATAGATCCATCCTCAATAGAGCCGAGAAGTATAAATCTCTTTCTGAATGGGATAAAAACATTTTCAATCAATATATAATTGATCTCCAAAAAAGATCCAAAAGAGGAACCGTAGAAATCACCAAAAGTATTCTAAGAAAATATTTCGTTTGGCTAGGCAAATCAGAGATGGTAGCCCACATAAGGGTTAAGATGCCAAAAAGCAATCTGAAAAGGGATGATATATTATCTGTGGAAGATGTTAATAAACTCATCGAAACTATTGATTCTCCGATGTACAAAGCTTTGATCAGCTTTCTATTTGAAAGTGGGGGAAGAATAAATGAAGTCCTCGCGGTCAAAGTAGAAGATATAGAAGAAACAGACAGAGGAATGATTATCTCAGTCCCTTCAACTAAGACAGGGGAAGATCATAGGCGCAGTTTATACACATTTTCAGCCAGTTATATTCGAAATCATTTAACATATGCGGTTTTAAAGAAAGAGGACAGACTCTTTCCAGTAAAAAGGGCGGCTGTCGCGGAAATGTTACATGCAATAGAGGGCAGTGCAAAAACTGGCAAACATGTTAATCCTCACGCTTTCAGGCATGCAAGAGCTACAGACTTAGTTCTCAGAGGATGTCAGGAAAGTATTATCCGTAAGCACCTCGGCTGGGTTGGTGACAGTAAAATGATAGCTACTTATCAACATATTGTGGACGAGGATGTTATCAATGCTATGGAGGCTATGGATGCGGTAAATCCTGGCGAGACCCCAGTGATAATACGAAAACCCGTTGGAAAGATAAAAAAAGCAGAACCAATCAGTGTGGCTGATGCGGCATTACAGTTGGGTAAGATAGCGGAAGATAATAGAAATATAATGGAAGCGCTCAAAGAAAATGAAGATTTCAGCCATCAGGTCAGTGAACAGAATGATGAGTTAAGAAAAGAAATAGTTTGGTTGAAACAGCGAGTTGGAGAGTTACTGGAAGAACTTCATAGCTAA
- the cas5e gene encoding type I-E CRISPR-associated protein Cas5/CasD: MTKYLVFRLYGPMASWGDVAVGTYRPTFDHPSKSAIMGLIAAAIGIRRDEDVKLRAIAESYDFAVRVDASGIMLRDYHTSQVPPSGKERNQQKFATRKDELAVSKEELKTILSTRDYYCDALYTVCIWAKSEEIPYSLETLAQKMKEPTFVLYLGRKSCPLAMPVDARVINGANITDVINSNYADTLLNDLKKDDSMRLFWEGTNVSCVPSLHTITRRDDPLSRKRWQFADRKEHYAVVQPYGGDK; this comes from the coding sequence ATGACGAAATACCTGGTTTTTCGTCTTTATGGACCTATGGCTTCCTGGGGTGATGTCGCAGTTGGGACCTATCGCCCCACATTTGACCATCCATCGAAATCTGCCATTATGGGATTAATTGCAGCAGCTATTGGAATTCGCAGGGATGAAGATGTGAAACTTCGAGCAATTGCAGAATCATATGATTTTGCCGTTCGTGTTGATGCATCAGGAATTATGCTGCGGGATTATCATACTTCACAGGTTCCACCATCAGGCAAAGAACGGAATCAACAGAAATTTGCAACACGAAAGGATGAACTTGCGGTTTCAAAGGAAGAATTGAAGACGATACTCTCTACAAGGGATTATTATTGTGATGCATTGTACACAGTTTGCATATGGGCGAAATCAGAAGAGATTCCTTATTCACTTGAAACTCTGGCGCAAAAAATGAAGGAACCAACCTTTGTCCTTTATCTTGGTCGCAAATCCTGTCCCCTGGCAATGCCAGTTGATGCCAGAGTGATCAATGGCGCGAATATAACAGATGTGATCAATTCAAATTATGCAGATACTCTTCTGAATGATCTGAAAAAAGATGATAGTATGAGGTTATTCTGGGAAGGAACAAATGTTTCGTGTGTTCCATCGTTACATACAATAACAAGGCGTGATGATCCATTAAGTCGAAAGCGCTGGCAATTTGCAGATAGAAAAGAGCATTATGCTGTCGTTCAACCATATGGGGGAGATAAATAA
- the casB gene encoding type I-E CRISPR-associated protein Cse2/CasB, with the protein MEQNRSLSFVSNQYARDVLLEWWKGLENSRGDRAALRRCHNPTEVAFNPAFHRLRMKFKHFGYVNPESLALIAGILSHVRSNNEKVHFAEQMAAPRSGSNNACVSGLRFRRLLKLYDNELFEPLIRIVHMLDGTVNIPVLANSIYWWNVNESTRKEWAFKYYEKAPSES; encoded by the coding sequence ATGGAACAAAATAGAAGTCTATCATTTGTATCTAATCAGTATGCACGTGATGTATTGCTGGAATGGTGGAAAGGATTGGAAAATTCCCGTGGGGACAGGGCTGCATTGAGACGATGTCACAACCCTACAGAAGTCGCATTTAATCCTGCATTTCACCGTCTCAGAATGAAATTCAAACATTTTGGCTATGTGAATCCAGAATCTCTTGCATTGATAGCTGGCATCCTGTCCCATGTGCGAAGCAATAATGAAAAAGTTCATTTCGCAGAACAGATGGCTGCACCAAGGTCTGGAAGCAATAATGCCTGTGTCAGTGGATTGCGCTTCAGGCGTTTATTGAAGCTTTATGATAACGAATTGTTTGAACCGTTGATTCGCATTGTACACATGCTTGATGGAACTGTGAATATCCCAGTACTTGCAAATAGCATTTACTGGTGGAACGTGAATGAATCAACACGCAAGGAATGGGCTTTCAAATATTATGAAAAAGCGCCATCGGAGTCATGA
- the casA gene encoding type I-E CRISPR-associated protein Cse1/CasA, which yields MVYNLINEKWIPVRRANGKKEFIAPWQVTDDIGSNPIVSLDANRPDFNGALIQFLIGLVQTTIAPKKDRNWMTRFTEPPKVDELKTAFEIVSRAFNVDGDRPRFMQDFKPDKWESNEIDKLLVEIPGDKTIKDNTDHFVKRNSIKRMCLACSALALFTLQTNAPSGGQGHRVSLRGGGPLTTIILGDTLWQTIWLNVLNESDFLDKYGNSSLIDDASIFPWMGPTHTSEKDQLTTPEHVHPAHMFWGMPRRIFLDIKSGESGNCDLCNQNSSNLITSYITKNKGTYYGSSWHHTLTPYRHEKSDLISIKGQPGGITFRHWLGFVQNDRKNGNEPAVVVHTFRLQRQPSLENKKTLQLWAFGYDFDNMKVRCWYEGKMPLINVEDNIRENYESAIEQLIRVSELISDNVRKYAKEAMFTRPGDVKGDFSFIDNRFWNNAEPEFYTTLEKLRVAFSDGTDTIVEIKLKWLNTLFRIGEQLFDEYSQSNQIDVADPKRIALAHRNLRKFNQKNNKQIMKILYLPDKPTISKNK from the coding sequence GTGGTATATAATTTGATAAATGAAAAATGGATTCCTGTGCGGCGGGCAAATGGAAAAAAAGAATTTATTGCTCCATGGCAGGTTACTGATGATATTGGCTCAAATCCTATTGTTAGTCTTGATGCCAATCGCCCTGATTTTAATGGGGCATTGATCCAGTTTTTAATTGGTCTTGTGCAGACAACAATAGCTCCAAAAAAAGATAGGAACTGGATGACAAGATTTACTGAACCTCCAAAGGTTGATGAGCTCAAGACCGCTTTTGAGATAGTTTCACGTGCTTTTAATGTGGATGGTGATCGACCTCGATTTATGCAGGATTTTAAACCTGATAAATGGGAATCCAATGAGATTGATAAACTGCTTGTTGAGATTCCCGGTGACAAGACTATCAAAGATAATACAGACCATTTCGTTAAACGTAATTCCATAAAAAGAATGTGTTTAGCTTGCAGTGCATTGGCTCTTTTCACATTGCAAACTAATGCACCAAGTGGAGGGCAAGGACATAGAGTGTCACTCAGAGGAGGAGGTCCTCTAACTACCATAATATTAGGAGATACACTCTGGCAGACTATATGGCTTAATGTTTTGAACGAGTCGGATTTTCTTGATAAATATGGAAATTCGTCATTAATAGATGACGCTTCCATTTTTCCATGGATGGGACCTACCCACACCAGTGAAAAAGATCAATTGACCACACCTGAACATGTACATCCTGCGCATATGTTCTGGGGAATGCCTCGAAGAATTTTCCTTGATATTAAATCTGGGGAGTCGGGCAATTGCGATCTGTGTAATCAAAATTCAAGCAATCTAATCACAAGTTATATTACAAAGAATAAGGGAACATATTATGGCAGCAGTTGGCATCATACTCTTACACCTTATAGACATGAAAAGAGCGATCTGATCTCAATAAAGGGTCAGCCTGGGGGAATCACTTTTCGCCACTGGCTTGGGTTTGTGCAAAATGATAGGAAAAATGGAAATGAACCTGCGGTTGTCGTTCATACATTCAGGTTACAAAGACAACCTTCTTTGGAAAATAAGAAAACACTTCAATTATGGGCGTTCGGTTATGATTTTGATAATATGAAAGTCCGCTGCTGGTATGAAGGAAAAATGCCGCTCATTAATGTTGAGGATAATATCCGTGAAAATTATGAATCGGCTATAGAGCAATTGATAAGAGTGTCTGAGCTTATATCGGACAATGTTAGAAAATATGCGAAAGAAGCAATGTTCACGAGACCAGGGGATGTAAAAGGTGATTTTTCTTTCATAGATAACAGATTCTGGAATAATGCTGAACCGGAGTTTTATACCACTCTTGAAAAACTTCGAGTTGCATTTTCTGATGGTACTGATACTATTGTTGAAATAAAACTTAAATGGCTAAATACATTATTCAGGATTGGCGAGCAATTATTTGATGAGTATTCCCAATCAAATCAAATTGATGTTGCTGATCCAAAACGTATTGCTTTAGCCCACAGAAATTTACGAAAATTTAATCAAAAAAACAACAAACAAATCATGAAAATATTGTATTTGCCTGACAAACCAACTATATCTAAAAATAAATAA
- the cas1e gene encoding type I-E CRISPR-associated endonuclease Cas1 — protein MLPKLKPIAIKERISLLFLEKGELDVLDGAFVLVDKNGVRTHIPIGSVACLMLEPGSRVSHAAAILAARVGCLLIWVGEAGVRLYSAGQPGGARSDRLLYQAKLALDEELRLKVVRKMYEFRFDDNIPPGSNVEQLRGMEGARVKKMYELMAKRYGIEWKGRRYDSTEWGSGDLPNRCLSSATSCLYGVTEAGVLAAGYAPAIGFVHTGKPLSFVYDIADLFKFETVVPVAFSIAAKKPADPEGMVRRACRDSFRETKLLRNIIPTIEEILEAGGISPPEDAPDAVQPAIPVEEGIGDAGHRN, from the coding sequence ATGCTCCCTAAACTCAAACCCATAGCGATCAAAGAACGCATCTCCCTCTTATTTCTGGAAAAGGGAGAGCTTGACGTTCTTGACGGAGCATTCGTATTAGTGGACAAAAACGGAGTGCGTACCCACATTCCCATAGGAAGTGTAGCCTGCCTGATGCTTGAACCCGGTTCCCGCGTATCCCATGCTGCAGCGATTCTTGCTGCAAGGGTAGGGTGCTTACTTATATGGGTAGGTGAAGCAGGTGTGCGTCTCTATTCAGCAGGTCAACCAGGCGGAGCACGCTCAGACCGTCTTCTCTACCAGGCTAAACTGGCTCTTGATGAGGAATTACGGCTCAAAGTGGTTCGCAAGATGTATGAATTCAGGTTTGATGATAATATTCCTCCTGGCAGCAATGTAGAACAGCTGCGCGGTATGGAAGGAGCGAGGGTGAAGAAAATGTATGAATTAATGGCGAAACGCTATGGGATTGAATGGAAAGGACGGCGGTATGACAGCACAGAATGGGGAAGCGGGGATTTGCCTAACCGATGCCTGAGTTCTGCCACTTCCTGCCTGTATGGTGTTACAGAAGCCGGTGTGCTGGCGGCAGGATATGCACCGGCCATAGGTTTTGTGCATACCGGGAAACCTCTTTCGTTCGTATATGATATTGCTGATCTGTTTAAATTTGAGACTGTTGTGCCAGTAGCTTTCAGTATTGCTGCCAAAAAACCAGCCGATCCGGAAGGCATGGTGCGCCGGGCATGCAGGGACTCATTCAGGGAAACTAAACTGCTTAGAAACATCATTCCTACTATTGAGGAGATACTGGAGGCAGGAGGCATTTCTCCGCCAGAAGATGCGCCAGATGCCGTGCAGCCCGCGATTCCAGTGGAAGAGGGGATTGGTGATGCTGGTCATCGTAACTGA
- the ltrA gene encoding group II intron reverse transcriptase/maturase: protein MKKWNQQYHDKFKAFALIHKVWDQKNLEKAWKRVKANKGSAGIDEITIEQFERNLQQNLAEIQRLLKEKRYEPSPVLRVLIPKDNGKMRKLGIPTVRDRVVQQAMKNVLEPIFEEIFLPQSHGYRPNTDAHAAVRKGEVYLERGYHWVVDADIKGFFDHVDHQILMDLVCEKIADGRVLSLIESFLKSGIMNEDVFEESIEGTPQGGNLSPLLSNIYLNHFDRRMGDYGYLLLRYADDIVIFCKFESDAQDALKRAKEILEGELKLKLSPEKTKIIHARKKGVEFLGFHFNGRWRRPKDKARKKFKEEIKRRTRRQQPISLETVIRLLNPVIRGWGNYFKGGTVKILFKILDSYIRARLRSFKAKKRTWKTILYTLPQSELEKMGLISLSSLLNESVSCKGKSQTKAVYGKSVRTV from the coding sequence ATGAAAAAATGGAATCAGCAATACCATGACAAATTCAAGGCATTTGCCTTGATACATAAAGTATGGGATCAAAAGAACCTTGAAAAGGCATGGAAGAGAGTAAAAGCGAATAAAGGAAGTGCTGGAATAGATGAAATAACCATTGAACAATTTGAACGAAATCTACAACAGAATTTAGCCGAAATACAGCGACTACTCAAAGAGAAACGCTATGAACCAAGCCCGGTCTTAAGAGTGTTGATCCCAAAAGACAACGGGAAGATGAGGAAACTTGGGATTCCTACAGTGAGAGATCGAGTAGTTCAGCAGGCAATGAAGAACGTACTTGAACCGATCTTTGAAGAAATATTCCTACCTCAAAGTCATGGGTATAGACCCAACACTGATGCCCATGCAGCAGTAAGGAAGGGTGAAGTATACCTTGAAAGAGGCTACCATTGGGTAGTGGATGCCGATATTAAGGGATTCTTTGACCATGTTGACCATCAAATATTGATGGATCTTGTATGTGAAAAGATCGCAGACGGCAGAGTTCTTTCTCTCATAGAATCGTTCCTGAAAAGCGGGATAATGAATGAAGATGTATTTGAGGAGAGCATTGAAGGCACTCCCCAGGGCGGAAACCTCAGTCCACTGCTGTCGAATATTTATCTGAATCATTTCGACAGAAGAATGGGCGATTATGGTTATCTGCTCCTTCGATACGCTGATGACATCGTTATTTTCTGTAAGTTTGAATCAGACGCACAGGATGCCCTGAAACGAGCAAAGGAGATTCTTGAGGGGGAGTTAAAGTTAAAACTCAGTCCTGAAAAGACAAAGATCATACATGCAAGAAAGAAAGGGGTTGAGTTTCTCGGTTTCCATTTTAATGGACGATGGAGAAGACCAAAGGATAAAGCAAGGAAAAAGTTCAAGGAAGAGATAAAACGGCGGACAAGACGTCAGCAGCCAATAAGCCTTGAAACTGTGATACGTTTGCTCAATCCTGTAATACGGGGTTGGGGAAACTATTTCAAAGGCGGTACTGTGAAGATATTGTTTAAAATACTCGACAGTTATATAAGGGCACGCTTAAGGAGCTTTAAGGCGAAAAAGCGTACCTGGAAGACAATTTTATATACACTTCCTCAATCCGAACTTGAAAAGATGGGATTGATTTCTCTTTCTTCATTACTGAATGAATCCGTCTCCTGCAAAGGGAAAAGTCAGACGAAAGCCGTGTACGGGAAATCCGTCCGCACGGTTTGA